In Papio anubis isolate 15944 unplaced genomic scaffold, Panubis1.0 scaffold1375, whole genome shotgun sequence, the genomic window tctcggcctcccaaagtgctgggattacaggcttgagccaccgcgcccggcctaaaacaaaattttcatgaaaaaaatgtaaccAGTGATGGGCTCAAACAAAAATTCTAACataagcatatacatatatatgtttttgagatggagtttccctcttgttgcccaggctggagtggaatcacggggtcttggctcactgctacctctgcctcccgggttcaagcgattctcctgcctcagcgtcccgagtagctgggactacaggcgcccgccacctcgcccggctagttttttgtattttttttagtagagacggggtttcaccgtgttagccaggatggtctcgatctcctgacctcgtgatccacctgtctcggcctcccaaagtgctgggattacaggcttgagccaccgcgcccggccggaactTTTAGATATTAAGAGGTCGTGTGTGTAATAAGCcaggtggtggctcactcctgtaatcccagcactttggaggccgaggcaggtggatcacatgaggccaagagtttgataccatcctggccagcatggcgaaaacttgtctctactaaaattaaaaaaaattacctgggcatgttggtgtacttctgtaatcccagctactttggaggctgaggcacgagaatctatcgaacccaggaggcagaagttgcagtgagctgagatcatgccactgcagtccaacctgagtgacagagtgagactctgtttcaaaaaagaaaaaaaagaatgggtttcttaaaattcacatttaaaattttgtaagtgGAACATCTAAATTGAATTTCAGATTTAATATGGCCTTTTGGACAATGTATcaaaatatacacacattcattacattttaaaCTGCTTTGGTCTTTTTTAGAATCCGAGTTTGAATTTCAAGGAAGTAACTTATGAACTGGACCATCCTGGATTTCAAATTCGTGACAGTAAAGGACTTCATAATGTGGTTTATGGCATTCAGAGGGGTTTGGGTATGGAAGTGTTCCCAGTAGACCTCATATATAGACCTTGGAAACATGCTGAAGGccaggtgagtgagtgagtggtatTTAGCTATAGAAGGGGGGATAAAACATGACTTATTCTATATGTAGTGCCATCTACCCATTGATTGAAATATTCTTGTAAAGTAGAATATGTTATACATAGCACAGAAAAGCAAGGACTGTCATAAGTATTGAAGGAATATTATCATAGTTTTAGTACTAGTCAGACTCCTTTAAGCTGTAATTGTCAAGGTGTTTTCCCAGTAGTTTAATGATGTGTTCGTTTCCAAGGCAACATTAAGTTTCCCTAATTGGCCCAAAAAAGTCTTTTAACAGTTATGATTGAGAATCCACACAGGGTTTCATTGTGCACCTTTCATGTGTCTGAATtatgtgtggttttctttttttttttttttttgagacggagtctcgctctgtagcccaggctggagtgcagtggccggttctcagctcactgcaagctccgcctcccgggtttacgccattctcctgcctcagccttcccgagtagctgggactacaagcgcccgccaccgcgcccggctagttttttttgtattttttagtagagacggggtttcaccgtgttcgccaggatggtctcgatctcctgacctcgtgatccgcccgtctcggcctcccaaagtgctgggattacaggcttgagccaccgcgcccggcctatgtgtGGTTTTCAAAGGGCAagtaattaagattttttttttttttttttttgaggcggagtctcactctgtcgcctaggctggagtgcagtggtgcaatctcactacaagcccactgcaagctccgcctcccgggttcatgccgttctcttgcctcagcctcctgagtagctgggactacaggcgcccgccaccacgcctgactaatttttttttttttgtatttttagtagagacagggttttaccatgttagccaggatggtctcgatctcctgacctcgtgatccgcccgcctcggcctcccaaagtgctgggattacaggcatgagccaccatgcctggccataattaagattttaaaagggaaattgcCATGCTGATAACCTTAAGATTGACAATAGCCTAAtgaaaacatttcagattttataGCATTCACAGTCATTTATGGTGGTAAGCATTTTCTTTCATTGCAGCTCTCCTTCATTCAACATTCCCTTATAAATCCAGAGATCTTCTGTTTTGCTGACTATCCCTGTCATACTGTTGCCACTGATATTCTGAAAGCACCACCAGAGGATGACAATCGAGAAATTGCCACGTGGTAAACACTTTGATTCAGCTTTCATTTAAAGGATTacttcttcttttgtgaaatataaaGTTAATAGTAAGCCAAATACATAGTTAACAGGTTTAAATGAAGCAGTAGTTTTAGTGACCCTACTTATCTTAAAGTATTTATAGAGGGGATTGTTGGATAACTTATTTTTCAGTCCCTATCGTTAGTTATATCTTGTAGGGTCTGTCCTTAGGTGTTCTTTTAAAAGCATCAAATCTGAAAGTATCAAATGTTGGAAAGAGGTTTgtacttcctcctttctcccttaaTGTTGAGATTTCTTCTCTGTAGAGCTTATGCCTTTTTTTTGATTTGTAAGTTGCTCAAGGTGCCCAACCTGTCAAAtataatagttttcttttcttttcttatttattttatatttttgggatggagtctcactctgttgcccaggctggagtgcagtggcacaatctcagctcactgcaagccccgcctcccaggttcacaccattctcctgcctcagcctccggagtagctgggactacagacaccggccaccgcgcccggataattttttgtatttttttttttttttttccagacggagtctcgctctgtcgcccaggctggagtgcagtggccggatctcagctcactgcaagctccgcctcccgggttcacgccattctcctgcctcagcctccccagtagctgggactacaggcgcccgccacctcgcccggctagttttttgtatttttttagtagagacggggtttcaccgtgttagccaggatggtctcgatctcctgacctcgtgatccgcccgtctcggcctcccaaagtgctggaattacaggcttgagccaccacgcccggccaattttttgtatttttaatagagacagggtttcacagtgttagccaggatggtctcgatctcctgacctcatgatccgcccgcctcagcctcccaaagtgctgggattataggcgtgagccaccccgcctggcctagttttatatttttattagagatggagttttaccatgttggccaagctggtcttaaactcctgacgtcaagtgatccatccgcctcggtctctcaaagtgctgggattgcaggcttgagctactgcacctggccaaatctaATACTTTTCAGCTAAAGTATCTAGTTTCTCTGAGTTCTAGTTTCAAATTTTCGAGGTAGAATCTTAGTCCGGCCCAGTGTCTAGATCAGGTTTCTCTTGGAACTCTGTCCCATCATTCCTCTCTGCAAATGTGTGAAGAAAGAATGGTACAAGTACTTTCATCATTGTTGAAGTACACAGGGCTACAGGGAGAGAGCGTGGCCTGAATTTTTCCCCAACGGGATCTAGTTCATAAtgtatcttcaatttttttctatctatacCCTCCCAGAACACGTTTCTGTTATTGATCAAATAATTGTCTTTactttttttggtggtggtgtgtCCTTTTCTTAGGTGGTAGCCAACATTAGATTTGTAagcttgcttatttttttccttatgagTCTGATGTGTATAGtagtatttcttcttcattttatttgaacAGATAAAGgcctctttccatttttataaaacttaaataCCATTATCACTTTAACAAATAACAGTTCCTTAATATACCTagttatttacatttaagttcTTCAATTGgctcaaaaatgtcttttaatcTTTCTGTGATTGAGAATCCAGACACGGTCCATagtttcttttattctgtaaatctatctttgttctctcttttaaatttattttttgccattGATTTGATAGAGAAATATAGCATTTGTTCTCTAGTCTACCCCATGTTATTCTCTTACTTGTTTTCTTGTGGTATTTACTTCATTCTCTATCCCCATGTTTTTCATGGGCTGAGGATAGAGTTAGATCTTCAGGCTCAGTTAAAGTCAACCAGATTCAACCTCTTGGGGCAAAAATAATTCTTAAGAGAGTGCTGTGGacttcaaacttcttttttttttttttttttgagacggagtctcgctctgtcgcccaggctggagtgcagtggccggatctcagctcactgcaagctccgactcccgggttcatgccattctcctccctcagcctcccgagtagctgggactacaggcgcccgccaccacgcccggctaatattttgtattttttagtagagatggggtttcactgtgttagccaggatggtcttggtctcctgacctcgtgatccacccatctcggcctcccaaagtgctgggattaccggcttgagccaccgcgcctggcccaaacttCTAATATTAAAACATGACACCAACTTGGTTTTGTGCTTACAAGCTGTTAtcacttattttgaaaattaatctgTATACTTGGATGTTCATTGATAAAGCATGTTTCTTCCTTTCTCGTTAGGAAGAGCTTGGATTTGATTGAATCTCTGCTGAGGCTTGCAGAGGTTGGGCAGTATGAGCAAGTCAAACAGCTCTTCAGCTTCCCTATCAAACACTGTCCAGACATGCTGGTATTGGCCTTACTACAAATTAACACCTCTTGGCATACCTTGCGCCATGAACTTATCTCCACTCTGATGCCAATTTTCCTTGGAAACCATCCTAACTCAGCTATTATTTTGCACTATGCATGGCATGGGCAGGTAAGATGTGACCTTGTGCTTACCATTTTTTCATCTGAATAATTGACTTTCAGAGTGTTGAGGAAGCTCAAGcagagaaatttttctttttacatctcTGAATTATTATGACTTTAGAAGTCATACTGTCAT contains:
- the LOC116272613 gene encoding CCR4-NOT transcription complex subunit 1-like; the protein is MEVFPVDLIYRPWKHAEGQLSFIQHSLINPEIFCFADYPCHTVATDILKAPPEDDNREIATWKSLDLIESLLRLAEVGQYEQVKQLFSFPIKHCPDMLVLALLQINTSWHTLRHELISTLMPIFLGNHPNSAIILHYAWHGQGQSPSIRQLIMHAMAEWYMRGEQYDQAKLSRILDVAQDLKALSMLLNGTPFAFVIDLAALASRREYLKLDKWLTDKIREHGEPFIQACMTFLKRRCPSILGGLAPEKDQPKSAQLPPETLATMLACLQACAG